One genomic region from Streptomyces sp. NBC_00582 encodes:
- a CDS encoding FecCD family ABC transporter permease — protein sequence MLVDSVPEQRAETAPAPPIRRAVRSLGLLVAVAVLAVVAVASIAVGAKELSVAQVWHGLFADSGTYADVVVDERLSRTVLGLLVGAALGLSGALLQALTRNPLADPGLLGINAGASAAVVTAITFLGVTSLTGYVWFAFLGAAAVGALVWFLGGSRGATPVRLALAGTAISAALYGYLQAVMIMDEAALARMRFWTVGSLSSATDETIRQVLPFLVAGTVLALALARPLNAVEMGDDTATALGANLNRTRALAMLAATVLCGAATAACGPIVFVGLMVPHIVRSFTGPDLRWIMPYAAILSPVLLLGSDVIGRVVARPSEVQVGIITAIIGGPVFIFLVRRRRTAQL from the coding sequence GTGTTGGTCGACAGTGTTCCCGAGCAGCGCGCGGAGACCGCCCCCGCGCCCCCGATCCGCCGGGCGGTCCGTTCCCTCGGGCTGCTCGTCGCCGTGGCGGTCCTCGCGGTGGTGGCGGTGGCGAGCATCGCCGTCGGGGCCAAGGAGCTGTCCGTCGCCCAGGTCTGGCACGGGCTGTTCGCGGACTCGGGGACGTACGCGGACGTCGTCGTCGACGAGCGGCTGTCGCGGACCGTGCTGGGACTGCTGGTCGGTGCCGCGCTGGGGCTGTCCGGAGCCTTGCTCCAGGCCCTGACGCGCAATCCGCTGGCCGATCCCGGGCTGCTCGGGATCAACGCGGGCGCCTCGGCCGCCGTCGTCACCGCCATCACCTTCCTCGGGGTGACGAGCCTGACCGGCTACGTCTGGTTCGCGTTCCTCGGGGCGGCGGCGGTCGGTGCGCTGGTCTGGTTCCTCGGCGGTAGCCGGGGGGCCACGCCCGTACGGCTCGCGCTCGCCGGCACCGCCATCAGCGCCGCGCTCTACGGCTACCTCCAGGCCGTGATGATCATGGATGAAGCGGCTCTGGCCAGGATGCGGTTCTGGACGGTCGGTTCGCTGTCCTCGGCGACCGACGAGACCATCCGGCAGGTGCTGCCCTTCCTGGTCGCCGGGACGGTCCTCGCGCTCGCCCTCGCCCGGCCGCTGAACGCGGTGGAGATGGGCGACGACACCGCCACGGCGCTGGGTGCGAACCTCAACCGCACCCGGGCGCTGGCCATGCTCGCGGCGACCGTGCTGTGCGGGGCCGCGACCGCCGCCTGCGGGCCGATCGTGTTCGTCGGGCTGATGGTCCCGCACATCGTCCGCTCCTTCACCGGCCCCGACCTGCGCTGGATCATGCCGTACGCGGCGATCCTGTCGCCGGTGCTGCTGCTCGGCTCCGATGTGATCGGCCGGGTCGTGGCCCGTCCCTCGGAGGTCCAGGTCGGCATCATCACCGCGATCATCGGCGGGCCGGTCTTCATCTTTCTCGTACGACGGCGGAGGACGGCCCAGCTGTGA
- a CDS encoding FecCD family ABC transporter permease, with translation MRTPGGLSVRLDVRALVVVVLLLAAAFAASVVLIGTGDFPISFGDVVKTLFGEGNPGQELVVNELRLPRVLVGLLVGASLGLGGALFQAVSRNPLGSPDVLGLGQGATAGALVMIVLFSGTTAQVTVGALVGGLVTGAAIYLLAWKRGVHGYRLVLVGIGVSAVATAVNGYLITKADFVDAARAVVWMTGTLDGRDWKQVWPLLVLVCVLVPLVLGNARGLRMMEMGDDVSHALGVRVERVRLVLMVSAVLLTASATAAAGPVGFVALTAPQLARRLTRSPGPNLVASLCMGAALLVTADWASQRLFGDGQLPVGVVTGVLGGVYLLWLLVTERKAGRI, from the coding sequence CTGCGCACGCCGGGCGGGCTGTCGGTGCGGCTGGACGTGCGTGCCCTGGTGGTCGTCGTGCTGCTGCTGGCCGCCGCGTTCGCCGCGAGCGTGGTGCTGATCGGCACCGGCGACTTCCCGATCTCGTTCGGGGACGTCGTCAAGACCCTGTTCGGCGAGGGGAACCCCGGCCAGGAGCTCGTCGTCAACGAGCTGCGGCTGCCCCGGGTGCTGGTGGGGCTGCTGGTCGGGGCCTCGCTGGGGCTCGGCGGCGCGCTGTTCCAGGCCGTGTCGCGCAATCCGCTCGGCAGCCCCGACGTCCTCGGGCTCGGGCAGGGGGCGACGGCCGGCGCGCTCGTGATGATCGTGCTGTTCTCCGGGACCACCGCCCAGGTCACCGTCGGCGCGCTGGTCGGCGGGCTGGTGACCGGTGCCGCCATCTATCTGCTGGCGTGGAAGCGGGGCGTGCACGGCTACCGGCTGGTGCTCGTGGGCATCGGTGTGTCGGCCGTGGCCACGGCCGTCAACGGCTATCTGATCACCAAGGCCGACTTCGTCGACGCGGCGCGGGCGGTCGTCTGGATGACCGGCACGCTGGACGGGCGGGACTGGAAGCAGGTCTGGCCGCTGCTCGTCCTGGTCTGTGTCCTCGTGCCACTCGTCCTCGGCAACGCGCGCGGGCTGCGGATGATGGAGATGGGCGACGACGTCTCGCACGCGCTCGGGGTGCGGGTGGAGCGCGTACGGCTGGTGCTGATGGTGTCGGCCGTGCTGCTGACGGCGTCCGCCACCGCCGCCGCCGGCCCCGTCGGCTTCGTGGCGCTCACCGCGCCGCAGCTCGCCCGGCGCCTCACCCGCTCGCCCGGCCCCAACCTCGTGGCGTCGCTGTGCATGGGCGCCGCCCTGCTCGTCACCGCCGACTGGGCCTCGCAGCGGCTGTTCGGCGACGGGCAACTGCCCGTGGGCGTGGTCACCGGCGTGCTCGGCGGTGTCTACCTGCTGTGGCTGCTCGTCACCGAGCGCAAGGCGGGCCGGATATGA
- a CDS encoding ABC transporter ATP-binding protein has product MNQNDPRSTVNRLSAENVTLAYDQRLIAEGLSVEIPDHSFTVIVGPNACGKSTLLRALSRMLKPSRGRVLLDGQVIQSMPAKKVARTLGLLPQSSIAPDGITVADLVGRGRYPHQGILRQWSAEDERVVQESMTRTGVAELADRYVDELSGGQRQRVWIAMALAQQTPLLLLDEPTTYLDIQHQIDVLDLCAELHEDQGRTLVAVLHDLNHAARYATHLIALKGGEVIAQGAPHDIVTAELVEEVFGLRCQVIDDPETGTPLVVPAARTARAGARRAVATEVS; this is encoded by the coding sequence ATGAACCAGAACGACCCGAGGAGCACCGTGAACCGCCTGTCCGCCGAGAACGTCACCCTCGCCTACGACCAGCGGCTCATCGCCGAAGGGCTGTCGGTGGAGATACCCGACCACTCCTTCACCGTGATCGTCGGACCCAACGCGTGCGGCAAGTCCACCCTGCTGCGGGCGCTGTCGCGGATGCTGAAGCCGTCGCGGGGGCGGGTGCTGCTCGACGGGCAGGTCATCCAGTCGATGCCGGCGAAGAAGGTCGCGCGGACGCTGGGGCTGCTGCCGCAGTCGTCGATCGCGCCGGACGGCATCACCGTCGCCGACCTCGTCGGCCGGGGCCGCTACCCGCACCAGGGGATCCTGCGGCAGTGGTCGGCCGAGGACGAGCGGGTCGTCCAGGAGTCCATGACCCGGACCGGGGTGGCCGAGCTCGCCGACCGGTACGTGGACGAGCTGTCCGGCGGTCAGCGGCAGCGCGTGTGGATCGCGATGGCCCTCGCCCAGCAGACCCCGCTGCTGCTGCTCGACGAGCCGACCACCTATCTGGACATCCAGCACCAGATCGACGTCCTCGACCTGTGCGCCGAGCTGCACGAGGACCAGGGCCGCACGCTCGTCGCCGTGCTGCACGACCTCAACCACGCGGCCCGGTACGCCACCCATCTCATCGCCCTGAAGGGCGGCGAGGTCATCGCGCAGGGCGCCCCGCACGACATCGTCACGGCCGAGCTGGTCGAGGAGGTCTTCGGGCTGCGCTGCCAGGTCATCGACGACCCGGAGACGGGTACGCCGTTGGTGGTACCGGCGGCGCGCACGGCACGGGCCGGGGCGAGGCGGGCGGTCGCTACAGAAGTTTCCTGA
- a CDS encoding SCP2 sterol-binding domain-containing protein, with protein MATIEECRAALEKLSENMQSAEGDVRTAASLDRSVSCRITDLDVTFVGRMTGGRIVVQDTLQGPPPEKAQIRLTMAGDDLVALVQGDLNFAKAWGSGRVKLEAALRDLFQLRKLL; from the coding sequence ATGGCCACGATCGAGGAGTGCCGTGCGGCACTCGAGAAGCTCTCGGAGAACATGCAGAGCGCCGAAGGGGACGTGCGTACGGCCGCGTCCCTGGACCGTTCGGTGAGCTGCCGGATCACGGACCTGGACGTCACCTTCGTCGGCCGCATGACGGGCGGCCGGATCGTGGTCCAGGACACCCTGCAGGGCCCTCCACCGGAGAAGGCCCAGATCAGGCTGACCATGGCGGGGGACGACCTGGTCGCCCTCGTCCAGGGCGACCTGAACTTCGCGAAGGCGTGGGGTTCGGGGCGGGTGAAGCTGGAGGCGGCCCTGCGGGACCTGTTCCAGCTCAGGAAACTTCTGTAG
- a CDS encoding TlyA family RNA methyltransferase, translating to MAGVARRRLDAELVRRKLARSREHAGQLIAAGRVTVGKTVATKSATQVETAAAIVVAVDDDDPDYVSRGGHKLAGALEVFVPRGLVVQGRRALDAGASTGGFTDVLLRAGAAHVVAVDVGYGQLAWSLQSDERVTVKDRTNVRELTLEAIDGKPVDLVVGDLSFIPLGLVLPALARCTEPDADLVMMVKPQFEVGKERLGSGGVVRSPQLRAEAVRGVADKAWDLGLGVKGVTASPLPGPSGNVEYFLWLRAGAPALDPADVDRAVAEGPR from the coding sequence GTGGCAGGAGTCGCACGTCGCCGTCTGGACGCGGAGCTGGTGCGCCGCAAGCTCGCGCGGTCGCGGGAGCACGCCGGGCAGCTCATCGCCGCCGGGCGGGTCACCGTCGGCAAGACCGTCGCGACCAAGTCCGCCACTCAGGTGGAGACCGCCGCCGCCATCGTCGTCGCCGTGGACGACGACGACCCCGACTACGTCTCCCGGGGCGGGCACAAGCTCGCCGGGGCGCTGGAGGTCTTCGTGCCGCGGGGGCTCGTCGTGCAGGGGCGGCGGGCGCTGGACGCCGGGGCGTCCACCGGAGGGTTCACGGACGTGCTGCTGAGGGCCGGGGCCGCGCACGTCGTCGCCGTCGACGTGGGATACGGACAACTCGCCTGGTCTCTGCAGAGCGATGAACGCGTCACCGTCAAGGACCGTACGAACGTACGCGAGTTGACGCTTGAAGCGATCGATGGGAAGCCAGTGGATCTTGTCGTGGGGGACTTGTCCTTCATCCCGCTCGGGCTGGTGCTGCCGGCCCTGGCGCGGTGCACCGAGCCGGACGCGGATCTGGTGATGATGGTCAAGCCGCAGTTCGAGGTGGGGAAGGAACGGCTCGGCAGCGGGGGCGTCGTGCGCAGCCCGCAGCTGCGGGCCGAGGCGGTGCGCGGCGTCGCCGACAAGGCGTGGGACCTCGGGCTCGGCGTGAAGGGTGTCACCGCCAGTCCGCTGCCCGGGCCGTCGGGCAATGTCGAGTACTTTCTGTGGCTCCGGGCCGGGGCGCCTGCCCTGGACCCGGCCGACGTTGACCGTGCAGTTGCGGAGGGGCCGCGTTGA
- a CDS encoding NAD kinase: protein MTENRTRTVFLLAHTGRPAAIRSAELVVKGLLREGIGVRVLEYEAADLHVPDEVELVAEATPDCLEGCELLIVLGGDGTLLRGAEFARASGVPMLGVNLGSVGFLAEAERDDLDKVVDRVVSKAYEVEERMTVDVVVHRNGDIVHTDWALNEAAVQKAGAEKLLEVVLEIDGRPVTGFGCDGIVLSTPTGSTAYAFSAGGPVVWPEVEALLMVPISAHALFAKPLVTSPNSVLAVELLPHIPPGVLWCDGRRTFELPPGARVEVRRGAVPVRLARLHHASFTDRLVAKFALPVSGWRGARH, encoded by the coding sequence TTGACCGAGAACCGAACCCGTACTGTCTTCCTCCTCGCCCACACGGGCCGGCCCGCCGCGATCCGCAGCGCGGAACTGGTGGTGAAGGGGCTGCTGCGCGAGGGCATCGGGGTGCGCGTCCTGGAGTACGAGGCCGCCGACCTGCATGTGCCGGACGAGGTGGAACTGGTCGCCGAGGCCACTCCGGACTGCCTGGAGGGCTGTGAGCTGCTCATCGTCCTCGGCGGTGACGGGACGCTGCTGCGGGGCGCCGAGTTCGCGCGGGCGTCCGGGGTGCCGATGCTCGGCGTCAACCTCGGCAGTGTCGGGTTCCTCGCCGAGGCCGAGCGGGACGATCTCGACAAGGTCGTCGACCGGGTGGTCAGCAAGGCGTACGAGGTCGAGGAGCGGATGACCGTCGATGTCGTCGTGCATCGCAACGGGGACATCGTGCACACGGACTGGGCGCTGAACGAGGCGGCGGTGCAGAAGGCGGGCGCCGAGAAGCTGCTGGAAGTGGTGCTGGAGATCGACGGGCGGCCGGTGACGGGGTTCGGGTGCGACGGCATCGTGCTGTCCACGCCGACCGGGTCGACCGCCTACGCGTTCTCCGCGGGCGGGCCTGTGGTGTGGCCCGAGGTCGAGGCGTTGCTCATGGTGCCGATCAGTGCGCACGCGCTGTTCGCGAAGCCGCTCGTGACCTCGCCGAACTCCGTGCTCGCCGTCGAGCTGCTGCCGCACATTCCGCCGGGGGTGCTGTGGTGTGACGGGCGGCGGACGTTCGAGCTGCCGCCCGGGGCCCGGGTGGAGGTACGGCGGGGGGCGGTGCCGGTGCGGCTCGCTCGACTGCATCACGCGTCGTTCACCGATCGGCTGGTGGCGAAGTTCGCGCTGCCCGTTTCCGGGTGGCGGGGGGCTCGGCATTAG
- the recN gene encoding DNA repair protein RecN encodes MRIRSLGVIDDAVVELSPGFTAVTGETGAGKTMVVTSLGLLLGGRADAALVRIGAERAVVEGRIAVPSGAPVVVRAEEAGAELDDGALLISRTVSAEGRSRAHVGGRSVPVGVLAELADELVAVHGQTDQQGLLKLSRQRQALDRYAGDAVAVPLAKYGEAYRRLRAVAVELDEIVTRARERAQEADMLRYGLDEVAGVEPRAGEDGELAEEAERLGHAEALSSAATAAHAALAGNPEDPEGIDAATLVAGAQRALEAVRSYDPRLAALADRIGEIGILLGDVAGELAGYADDLDADPLRLAAVEERRAALTALTRKYGPDVNAVLAWAEQSAARLTELEGDDERIDELTAERDALRTELGGLAQALTDARTEAADRFAAAVTAELASLAMPHARVSFAIRQTEDPEGVEVGGRAVAYGPSGADEVELLLAPHPGAPPRPIAKGASGGELSRVMLAVEVVFAGTDPVPTYLFDEVDAGVGGKAAVEIGRRLAKLAKSAQVVVVTHLPQVAAFADRQLLVEKTNDGSVTRSGVKVLEGEERIRELSRMLAGQEDSETARAHAEELLATARADA; translated from the coding sequence ATGCGGATACGGTCGCTCGGAGTCATCGACGACGCGGTCGTCGAGCTGTCGCCCGGGTTCACCGCCGTCACCGGTGAGACGGGTGCGGGCAAGACCATGGTGGTCACCAGCCTCGGGCTGCTGCTGGGCGGGCGCGCCGATGCCGCGCTCGTGCGGATCGGCGCGGAGCGGGCGGTCGTCGAGGGGCGCATCGCCGTGCCCTCGGGCGCCCCGGTGGTCGTACGGGCCGAGGAGGCCGGCGCCGAGCTCGACGACGGTGCGCTGCTCATCAGCCGTACCGTTTCCGCCGAGGGGCGGTCGCGGGCGCACGTCGGCGGGCGCAGTGTCCCTGTGGGCGTGCTGGCCGAGCTGGCCGACGAGCTGGTGGCCGTCCACGGGCAGACCGACCAGCAGGGGCTGCTGAAGCTGTCCCGGCAGCGGCAGGCCCTCGACCGGTACGCCGGGGACGCCGTCGCCGTGCCGCTCGCCAAGTACGGCGAGGCCTACCGGCGGCTGCGGGCCGTGGCCGTCGAGCTGGACGAGATCGTCACACGCGCGCGTGAGCGGGCCCAGGAGGCCGACATGCTGCGCTACGGCCTCGACGAGGTCGCCGGCGTCGAACCGCGCGCCGGGGAGGACGGGGAGCTCGCGGAGGAGGCCGAGCGGCTCGGGCACGCCGAGGCGCTGTCCTCGGCCGCCACGGCCGCGCACGCGGCTCTCGCGGGCAATCCGGAGGATCCCGAGGGCATCGACGCCGCCACCCTGGTCGCGGGCGCCCAGCGGGCCCTGGAGGCCGTGCGGTCCTACGACCCGAGGCTCGCCGCGCTCGCCGACCGGATCGGGGAGATCGGGATCCTGCTGGGGGATGTGGCGGGGGAGCTCGCCGGGTACGCCGACGATCTCGACGCCGACCCGCTGCGCCTCGCGGCCGTCGAGGAGCGGCGGGCCGCGCTCACCGCGCTGACCCGCAAGTACGGGCCGGACGTGAACGCGGTGCTGGCGTGGGCCGAGCAGAGCGCGGCGCGGCTGACCGAGCTGGAGGGCGACGACGAGCGGATCGACGAGCTGACCGCCGAGCGCGACGCGCTGCGGACCGAACTGGGCGGTCTCGCCCAGGCGCTCACGGATGCGCGGACCGAGGCCGCCGACAGGTTCGCGGCGGCGGTGACCGCGGAGCTGGCGTCCTTGGCGATGCCGCACGCGCGCGTGTCGTTCGCGATCCGGCAGACCGAGGATCCGGAAGGGGTCGAGGTCGGCGGGCGGGCCGTCGCCTACGGGCCGTCCGGTGCCGACGAGGTCGAGCTGCTGCTCGCCCCGCACCCGGGCGCCCCGCCGCGGCCCATCGCCAAGGGGGCCTCCGGCGGTGAGCTGTCGCGCGTGATGCTCGCCGTGGAGGTCGTGTTCGCGGGGACCGACCCCGTCCCGACGTACCTCTTCGACGAGGTCGACGCGGGTGTCGGCGGCAAGGCGGCCGTGGAGATCGGACGGCGGCTCGCGAAGCTCGCCAAGTCCGCCCAGGTGGTCGTGGTGACCCACCTTCCGCAGGTCGCCGCCTTCGCCGACCGGCAGCTGCTGGTGGAGAAGACCAACGACGGGTCGGTCACCCGGTCCGGGGTGAAGGTCCTGGAGGGCGAGGAGCGGATCCGGGAGCTGTCCCGGATGCTGGCCGGCCAGGAGGACTCCGAGACGGCCCGGGCGCACGCGGAGGAGCTGCTCGCGACGGCACGCGCGGACGCGTGA
- a CDS encoding glycosyltransferase family 4 protein — MSSHSPHGQSPLRTVQVLGGGNAGSSTHVRSLAAGLVARGVRVTVCAPFEAEHLYDFTGAGAAHVHVPRSSDPGSVAALRAACADADVVHAHGLHASFRAVLALGGRRTPLVVTWHSRARADGARAHLLRLLERRVAKAATVVLGTTSELVDLARRTGARDARLAGVALPRPREAGERADAEQPHPKVRAELGAIDRPLLMAVGSLDRHRGYDLLLDATHAWCRRDPAPLVVVAGEGPLRPALQRRIEDEELPVRLLGRRDDVGALLAAADLALLPGGEEARSLLAQEALHARVPLVAAQAGGIRELVGDAAVLVPPDDAQAFAEAVAGLLDDPQRRERLRDLGTRQAATWPTEDETVAQVLSVYDELTRPMI; from the coding sequence GTGAGCAGCCACTCACCGCACGGCCAGTCGCCGCTGCGCACCGTGCAGGTGCTGGGCGGCGGCAACGCCGGCAGCAGCACGCACGTGCGCTCCCTGGCCGCGGGGCTCGTCGCGCGGGGCGTGCGGGTGACGGTGTGCGCCCCCTTTGAGGCGGAGCACCTCTACGACTTCACCGGCGCCGGCGCCGCACACGTGCACGTGCCGCGCAGCAGCGACCCCGGGTCGGTGGCGGCGCTGCGGGCGGCCTGCGCGGACGCCGACGTGGTCCACGCGCACGGGCTGCACGCCTCCTTCCGCGCCGTCCTCGCGCTCGGCGGGCGCCGCACTCCGCTGGTCGTCACCTGGCACAGCCGGGCGCGTGCCGACGGCGCCCGCGCCCATCTGCTGCGGCTGCTGGAGCGACGGGTGGCGAAGGCGGCCACCGTGGTCCTCGGCACCACCTCCGAGCTCGTCGACCTGGCGCGCCGGACCGGCGCCAGGGACGCCCGGCTCGCCGGTGTGGCGCTGCCGCGGCCCCGCGAGGCCGGGGAGCGCGCGGACGCCGAACAGCCGCATCCCAAGGTGCGGGCCGAACTCGGCGCGATCGACCGGCCGTTGCTGATGGCTGTCGGATCACTGGACCGGCACCGCGGCTACGACCTGCTGCTGGACGCCACGCACGCGTGGTGCCGGCGGGACCCCGCACCGCTGGTCGTCGTCGCCGGGGAGGGCCCGCTGCGGCCCGCGTTGCAGCGCCGGATCGAGGACGAGGAGCTGCCGGTGCGGCTGCTGGGGCGGCGGGACGACGTCGGCGCGCTGCTCGCCGCCGCCGACCTCGCGCTGCTGCCGGGGGGCGAGGAGGCCAGGTCGCTCCTCGCCCAGGAGGCCCTTCACGCGCGTGTGCCGCTCGTCGCCGCCCAGGCCGGCGGGATCCGCGAACTGGTCGGCGACGCGGCCGTACTCGTCCCGCCCGACGACGCGCAGGCCTTCGCCGAGGCCGTCGCGGGCCTGCTCGACGATCCGCAACGGCGTGAGCGGCTGCGGGACCTGGGCACCCGTCAGGCGGCCACCTGGCCCACCGAGGACGAGACCGTCGCGCAGGTGCTGAGTGTCTACGACGAGCTGACGCGGCCGATGATCTGA
- a CDS encoding PucR family transcriptional regulator produces MDSRTDPRPDSQDAGITVRRALELPGLRSGLPEILAGGDRLGRTVRWVHAGEVPHIASLLKGGELLLTTGYGLGTRPAEQRAFVRTLAERGIAALVIELGPRFTRLPATLVETARANGLPLVQLHREVPFVTVTEEIHTEIVNGHYALLQRAEEVHRRCTEALLGGGGIPQVLGILADFAGNPVFLETTDGQLLYAAGEGPQGADPLQVWEGLRGPRKDAPPPAGSALVDVPGGGPGAGSVRARLALLPVRAPLAPVHRMAAERAAGILAVVLMQARQEEELAARGRGDFLTDLAEGRITAEDAPAQARVLGFKPGSGPLLPVVMRLGDPLAPGGGWAVLARAVAEELAAVGVPVLLGVRPVEGRVPLLVGLRSEPERSAVADRVAAALRAGVERAGMQRPGAPPPVVVVGVAGGWAAASAGLRHAAETATAAQGLTDRPWYDARRLDIDLLLWRLRDHPDLAAFVDRAIGPVRDHDLRSKPPLLPTLETYLAHAGRKAETARELHLNRQTLYNRLARIGELLGTDLDDPQTVLALSLALRARRHLP; encoded by the coding sequence ATGGACAGCCGTACGGACCCCCGACCCGACAGCCAGGACGCCGGCATCACCGTGCGGCGGGCGCTGGAACTGCCCGGCCTGCGCAGCGGGCTCCCCGAGATCCTCGCGGGCGGCGACCGGCTGGGGCGCACCGTGCGCTGGGTGCACGCCGGCGAGGTCCCGCACATCGCGTCCCTGCTCAAGGGCGGCGAACTGCTGCTGACCACGGGCTACGGCCTCGGCACCCGGCCGGCCGAGCAGCGGGCGTTCGTCCGGACCCTGGCCGAGCGGGGCATCGCGGCCCTGGTGATCGAGCTGGGCCCGCGCTTCACCCGGCTGCCCGCGACCCTCGTGGAGACGGCGCGGGCGAACGGGCTGCCGCTGGTCCAGCTCCACCGCGAGGTGCCGTTCGTGACGGTCACCGAGGAGATCCACACCGAGATCGTCAACGGCCACTACGCCCTGCTCCAGCGTGCGGAGGAGGTGCACCGCCGCTGCACGGAGGCGCTGCTGGGCGGCGGCGGGATCCCGCAGGTGCTGGGCATCCTCGCCGACTTCGCCGGCAATCCGGTGTTCCTGGAGACGACGGACGGTCAGCTCCTGTACGCCGCCGGGGAGGGGCCGCAGGGCGCGGATCCGCTCCAGGTGTGGGAGGGGCTGCGCGGCCCGCGCAAGGACGCGCCGCCGCCCGCGGGGTCGGCGCTGGTGGATGTGCCCGGGGGCGGGCCGGGGGCGGGTTCGGTCCGCGCCCGGCTCGCGCTGCTGCCCGTGCGCGCCCCGCTCGCTCCGGTGCACCGGATGGCAGCCGAGCGGGCGGCGGGCATCCTGGCCGTGGTGCTGATGCAGGCCCGCCAGGAGGAGGAGCTCGCGGCGCGTGGCCGGGGCGACTTCCTGACGGATCTCGCCGAGGGCCGGATCACGGCGGAGGACGCTCCGGCGCAGGCGCGGGTGCTGGGCTTCAAGCCCGGTTCCGGCCCGCTGCTGCCGGTCGTGATGCGGCTGGGCGACCCCCTCGCGCCGGGCGGCGGCTGGGCGGTGCTGGCCCGCGCGGTCGCGGAGGAGCTGGCCGCGGTGGGGGTGCCGGTGCTGCTCGGTGTGCGGCCGGTGGAGGGCCGGGTGCCGCTGCTGGTGGGCCTGCGGTCGGAGCCGGAGCGGTCGGCGGTCGCGGACCGGGTCGCGGCGGCGCTGCGGGCCGGGGTGGAACGGGCCGGGATGCAGCGGCCGGGCGCCCCGCCGCCGGTCGTGGTCGTCGGGGTCGCGGGCGGCTGGGCGGCGGCCTCGGCGGGCCTCAGGCACGCGGCCGAGACGGCGACCGCCGCGCAGGGCCTGACGGACCGCCCCTGGTACGACGCCCGCCGCCTCGACATCGACCTGCTGCTGTGGCGGCTGCGCGACCACCCGGACCTGGCGGCCTTCGTGGACCGCGCGATCGGTCCGGTCCGCGACCACGACCTGCGCTCCAAGCCGCCCCTGCTGCCCACCCTGGAGACGTATCTCGCCCACGCGGGCCGCAAGGCGGAGACGGCCCGCGAACTGCACCTCAACCGCCAGACGCTCTACAACCGCCTCGCCCGCATCGGTGAGCTGCTCGGCACCGACCTGGACGACCCGCAGACGGTCCTGGCCCTCAGCCTGGCCCTGCGCGCCCGCCGGCATCTGCCCTAG